GCCTACAAGAAGTACGAGGTCATGAACAACATGGCAGACGCCATCGGGGAGTCCCAGGGAGGGGCGGCCACCGGAACCGGCATGCTCCTGTTCCCCCAGATGTACCAGAGCCTGAACCAGCAGCCGGTCAACGGCGTGCAGCAGGGCCAGCAGCAGGCACAGCAGGTCATGTGCCCGTACTGCGGAGGACTGAACCCCTACCCGTACAACTTCTGCGGAAAGTGCGGAAAGCCCTCCCCCATGCAGCAACAGCAGATGCAGCAGCAACAGCCCGCTCCCCAGGCTGCCCCCGCCGCCGCACCCGCAGGCGGAGCGGCGGCCGGCGGATCCTTCAAGATCTGCCCGTACTGCGGACAGGACCTGTCCGGTCTGAAAAAGACCCCCAAGTTCTGCCCCTACTGCGCCGAAGAGCTCCAGTGAACATCCTTACCGGCCCTCCGGGGCCGGACACTTTTCGATAACATGGAGACCATAACCGCGGAAGGCACCGAATGCATAGTCGCGCATGAGGGCTCCCCCCGTGCGCTCATCGTCCAGCCCACCGGCACCTTCGAGATGGACATCATCCCCGATATGCTGGAGGATCTGAGATCCTGCGGGATCGGTTTCGCGTACGCAGCCCCGGTCATCCCGGATTGGGACAGTCGGTTATCCCCCTGGAACGCACCCCAGCCCAGAGGCACGGTCCCCTTCGGGGACGGCGCCCCCGAGACCCTGAAGATGATAGAGAGAACGGTGATCCCCGCCGCGAAGGAGAGGATGGGACTGGGGGACACCCCCGTCGTCATCGGCGGCTATTCCCTGTCCGGGCTGTTCTCCCTTTGGGCGGGAACGATGTCTGGCACTTTCGATATCTGCGTCGGATGCTCCCCATCCACATGGTTCAAAGGATGGACGGACCACGCGAAGAAGAGCGCATGGATCGCACGCGCGGTCTACCTCAGCCTCGGCGACACCGAGCACCAGACCAGGAACTCCATCCTCTCCAGGGCGAAGGAATGCATCGAGGAGACGTACGGCATCCTCCGGGAACGTGGGGTCGAAACCGTCCTGGAATGGAACACGGGCGGGCATTTCTCCGACCCGGGGAAGAGGGTCGCCAGGGGATTCGCCTGGGCATTGGAGCGCTGCAATCATTGATATCCGTTGAAGGAATCCGCATGCCGATGGAAAGAATCCTCTCCGAAGTGATATCCCTGGCCGAACAGGCGGGAAACATGATGCTCGACGATTCCGGGATCACCGTTGAGAATAAGGCTACCAAGGAGAACTACGTAACTTCCATGGATGTGAAGATCGAAGGATTCCTCCGCGAGAAGCTCACCTCCCTGATCCCCGGATCGTTCTTCCTCGGGGAGGAGGGAGATCCCGTCTCTGAGGGCGAGAAGGAGTACATGTGGATCGTGGATCCCATCGACGGAACTGCGAACTTCGCACGCGGCATCCGCATGAGTGTTGTCTCCATAGGTCTGGCACATTTCGGGGAACTTGTTTTGGGAGTGGTCCGCCACCCCCACCTCGGCGAGACCTACAGCGCCGTGAAGGGCAACGGGGCGTTCCTCAACGGCGAACCCATCCATGTCTCCGACCGCACCAAGGAGCACTGCATGGTGTCCCTCGCCTGGTCCACATACAACAAGAAGCTCGCACCCATGTGCTTCGAGGTCTCTCAGCGCCTCTACGGTGTCTGCGAGGACCTGCGCAGGATCGGCACCGCCGCATACGAGCTCTGCCAGGTCGCGAAGGGTTCCGAAGACATGCTCTTCGAGATCCGCCTCGCCCCGTGGGATTATGCCGGCGCCGCGGTAATCCTCAGGGAAGCGGGAGGAGTCATCTCCTCCGTTGACGGCGACGTGAGCCTCACTCATTCCTGCACCGTGATGGCCGCCAACACCGCCGGGAACCATGAGTTCCTGAGCTCGGTAGTGAAGGACGTGCTCGAGAATTTCAGGGTCACCGAGTGATTCTGCATCATCATTCCGACAGCGAAAGCTATGATTCCATTTTCTTTGATATCAAATAATCGTACTACGAATTTCGTAGTAAAACACGGAATTCGATACGATAACCGAACCTCTATATACTAAAAGTGTCATTGATAGAACAAGGAGGCGAGTGTCAATCGGGAAACGTAATACGATGGAATTCCGCGCAGTGAGACTGGAAGTTGCGGAGTTCGGATCCAAAAGCGGAGACAGGCTGGATTGGCACTCCTGAGGAAAACCGAACCGCTTCGGCTGATCCCCCGTCCCGGAAGGGCGCGCGGCCAAACTCATTCTCCTCACTTTTTATTAAGAGTCAAATGTATTCGGACCCCATGGCTA
This is a stretch of genomic DNA from Thermoplasmatales archaeon BRNA1. It encodes these proteins:
- a CDS encoding Archaeal fructose-1,6-bisphosphatase and related enzymes of inositol monophosphatase family, translated to MISVEGIRMPMERILSEVISLAEQAGNMMLDDSGITVENKATKENYVTSMDVKIEGFLREKLTSLIPGSFFLGEEGDPVSEGEKEYMWIVDPIDGTANFARGIRMSVVSIGLAHFGELVLGVVRHPHLGETYSAVKGNGAFLNGEPIHVSDRTKEHCMVSLAWSTYNKKLAPMCFEVSQRLYGVCEDLRRIGTAAYELCQVAKGSEDMLFEIRLAPWDYAGAAVILREAGGVISSVDGDVSLTHSCTVMAANTAGNHEFLSSVVKDVLENFRVTE